ACGATACAGAGTGATGCTGCTGTTTATGAACTTGAAGAGCTAATCATCCATTCCAATCTTCTTGAGAAATACCGGCCAGCGCGGATCAGAGTGGAGCGACTTCAAGAACGGCTGCGTTTTTGTCAACGGGATGCCTGAATCGCGGATGTCATAAGCCCTTTCGAGCCATTCAAAGGCCTTGTCAACTTCGTCTCGGTAAGCGCAAGGACATGACAATCTGGAAGGCCCACTTTTCGCCTTCATTCTTAAGCAGGCCAGATGGAGATCCGACTCTTCTTGTCTGCCGAGCGCAAAAGCCACCATCGCAAGGCCGCAATAGCGAAATCCGGCAGTTTCTTTTTCCACAAGCTTGCATGCCTCTTCAAACTTGCCTTCAACCAAAGCAGAATAGCCTAGTGCCAGATGGAGCGCTGTCATATCCGGACTCAACTCCAGAGCACGAAGCAATGTTTCCCGGGCCTCGCTATGCCTGCCGGCACAACCGAATATGCGGCCCAGCTCACGGCAGGCAGTCGGATTTAAGGGATCCAGTTCAACCGCAGCCTTCCCAAGCGTGATTGCGCGGTCGAAATTTCCGAAGATGAACTCGCAGGACGCCAGACAACTCGTAATCGTGCTGTCACTGGGCGCCAATTCGTGCGCTCGTCGAATCTCGGCTATGCTTTCTTTGACCTTCAGTTCTAAGCGCCAAGACAAAATGTAGCATAGCCAAATGAGCCTCGGGCAGTTGGTCGTCGAGCGCGAGCGCCCTGTCGGCAGCCGCCCTGGCCAATGGGATGCTCTTGATCATATTCGCCATGTCCATACGCCACACGGTATCCATAGACAAAGCTGAGACCTGCCCAGGCACGGGCATTATCCGGATCAATCGCAATGGCCTGCCTATATAGCTCAACAGCCACTGTCCAGGCTCTCTTTCGTCATCTGCAGATGCGATTGTTGTGCGCGGAGAATCAACGAATAACTTTCAGGGTTGATTCGTCTTTTTCGACTTCGATGCCAACAAGAGTGACATGCATTGCTTTGGAAACAGCGCCGGCAATCTCGTCCTGCACCGCGAAAATGTCGTCGAGTACGCGGTCGTATGTCTCCGACCAGAGATGAAATCCGTCAGCAACATTTACCAACTGCGCCGTAATGCGCGCCCGATTGCCCGCCTTGCGGACACTGCCCTCAAGAATCGTTCCGACGCCCAGTTTTTGCCCGATACTGCGCAGGTCTTCGTGTTTGCCTTTGAACGCAAACGACGAAGTACGTCCAGTGACTTTCAGTTCGGGATTTTTAGCGAGCACATTCAGCAATTCTTCGGTCAGACCATCCGAGAAATATTCGTTCTCGGGATCGGCGCTCATGTTGGCGAATGGCAACACGGCGATCGAAGGCTTGGCCGTCGTGACGCGTGCGGTGGCGCTGTGTTCGCCCGGTTCGACAAGCCGCGACAATGTGCGAAGATCGGCTACCAAGTCGGCGGCCGATTGATAGCGTTCTGCAGGTTGTTTTGCCAGACACTTGGATACTATGCGCTGTAGTTCCGGCGGTACTTCGGACTTATATCGCGCCAGCGGTTCCGGCGGTTCGTTAATGATCTTGTTCATGGTGGCAACGTCATTGTCCATTTTGAACGGCGTGCGCCCGGCAATCAGTTCATACATCACGATGCCCAGCGAAAACAGATCGGATCGCTGATCGGCTTCGAGCCCTCTTGCCTGCTCGGGCGACATGTACGCCACGGTACCGAGAGTCGAACCGGCTTTCGTCAACATCTCGCTGCCTTTGATGCTTGCCAGGCCGAAGTCGAGAATCTTTGGACGCAGTTCCTTGTCGAGGATGATATTCGCCGATTTGATATCGCGATGGATCACGCCGACACTGTGAGCTTTGCCGAGACCTTCGGCAATCGGCAGAACGAGCTTGATCACATCCGCGGCAGTTAACTGCTCGTCGCGGGAGTGGTGTTGAAGTGTCTTGCCGTCGATGTATTGCATCGCGAAGTAGGGCCTGCCCTCCCATTCGCCGACCTCGTGAATCGTGATGACATTGGGATGATCGAGTTTTGCTACCGATTGTGCCTCGCGGGTGAAGCGAGAGCGGACATCGGCATCCTGAGCGACGTGCGACGGCAGGAATTTCAGCGCGACTCGTCGTTCGAGTTTGG
This is a stretch of genomic DNA from bacterium. It encodes these proteins:
- a CDS encoding tetratricopeptide repeat protein gives rise to the protein MSWRLELKVKESIAEIRRAHELAPSDSTITSCLASCEFIFGNFDRAITLGKAAVELDPLNPTACRELGRIFGCAGRHSEARETLLRALELSPDMTALHLALGYSALVEGKFEEACKLVEKETAGFRYCGLAMVAFALGRQEESDLHLACLRMKAKSGPSRLSCPCAYRDEVDKAFEWLERAYDIRDSGIPLTKTQPFLKSLHSDPRWPVFLKKIGMDD
- a CDS encoding tetratricopeptide repeat protein translates to MAVELYRQAIAIDPDNARAWAGLSFVYGYRVAYGHGEYDQEHPIGQGGCRQGARARRPTARGSFGYATFCLGA
- a CDS encoding protein kinase produces the protein MSEEIPDKTRINVAALAPGGMVNHYRIVEKIGAGGMGEVFLAEDTKLERRVALKFLPSHVAQDADVRSRFTREAQSVAKLDHPNVITIHEVGEWEGRPYFAMQYIDGKTLQHHSRDEQLTAADVIKLVLPIAEGLGKAHSVGVIHRDIKSANIILDKELRPKILDFGLASIKGSEMLTKAGSTLGTVAYMSPEQARGLEADQRSDLFSLGIVMYELIAGRTPFKMDNDVATMNKIINEPPEPLARYKSEVPPELQRIVSKCLAKQPAERYQSAADLVADLRTLSRLVEPGEHSATARVTTAKPSIAVLPFANMSADPENEYFSDGLTEELLNVLAKNPELKVTGRTSSFAFKGKHEDLRSIGQKLGVGTILEGSVRKAGNRARITAQLVNVADGFHLWSETYDRVLDDIFAVQDEIAGAVSKAMHVTLVGIEVEKDESTLKVIR